From the Cyanobium sp. M30B3 genome, the window TCTCGGCGCAGGACTGGCGTCGAGCTGCTGGCACTGCTGTTGCGTCGATGAGGTGCCAGTAGATCTAGCCATTGGCAGCTGCAGATTGTCTTGAATCTCGGGATGAGGACCTTCTCGACAGCGCAGTGTTACTCCATTCCCAAGTGAACCCAATGCCATCGGAGCGAAGACCTGAACTGATTAAGTTCAGCATCCATGATTGCTCCCCATGCCAGTTGATGGCTGGATTTGGCGAGCTCGTCCCGGAGGCACTTCAACTTGATTTTTTTGATGTGAACATCAAAATCCCGTGTCATACAAGTCCTATCGCCAATAGCTGCTGCCCTTCAATGGTCGTGGTGCTGGAGTGGTACTCAGGGCTGGATTTCCGGTGCAACGCTGCATGCATTCCATGGTGACAGCGCTCCCATCCCTCACATTTCCCAGCTCCAGTGCCTGGGGCTGCGCTTTGATCATGGGAATGGGGGCTCCCAGTGAAGCAGGTAACGATTTGAACCTCCATGCGCCAGCACCGCGGCCTCCTGCTCCAGCACGGCCCGTTCGGCGGCGTCCCGGTGCAGCAGAGTCGAGCCATGCCCCGCATCAAGTCCCGTCTCCGTGCCGTGGTGGGGACCCTGGCCCTGATCCCCATCGCGCTGGCCCCGGCCTGTGCGGTGCCCGGGCCTGGGGGACAGGCCACGGTGGTTTCCATCGGCGATGGCGATACCATCACGGTGCGGATGGCCGGGGAGCTGGTCACCGTGCGCCTGGCCTGTATCGATGCGCCGGAGGCCTCCCAGCGGCCCTACGGCCAGCACGCGCGGCGCTATCTGCAGCAGCGCCTGTCGCTGGGCAGCCGGGTGCGGCTGGTGGAGAAGACCACCGATCGCCACGGCCGACTGGTGGCCGAGGTGTTCAACGCCAGCAACATCAACCTGATGCTGGTGGAGGACGGCCAGGCCTTTGCCTACCGCCGCTACCTCGGCACTTGCGATGCCAGGGAGTACCTGGCGGCGGAGGAGCGGGCCAGGCGCCGCCGTTATGGGGTGTGGCAGGTGGAGGGCGGCATCACCCGGCCGTGGCACTTTCGCCGGCAGCGCCGGGGCGTGAACGCAGGCCAGCAGGGCAACTGAACGGCCGGCCGCTGCTACCGCTGCAGCGAGACCGGAGGCATGACGCCCGCCCAGTACCTGCTGAGGGACCGACGCCTGGGCGGCAGGGCAGATGCAGCATTGGGCTACCGGAATCCGGGCTCCACTGCCAGGCCGGATTGGTCCAGGCCGGATCCGTGATTCTGTTCACAACCTGACCGCCTTCTCTGCGGCGACGGCGGGCGGCAGGTGCGCCAGGGAGCGCCTGGCCCAGGTGGACCAGGAGGTGGCGATCCAGTATCAGGCCACTCCCGATTTCCAGCCATGTCCCTCGATCAGCTGAAGGCCTTTCTGCGCCGGATGCAGGATGACCCTGCCCTGCGGCAGGCGGTGCAGGCCGCCGCTACCGCCGACGACGTGGCCCAGGTCGCCGGCAAGCTCGGTTATGCATTCTCCGGTGATGAACTGCTGCGTCTGTCCGGGCAGAAGGTGGGTCGCGTCACGGTGACCAAGCAGGACATTCCCGGCGAATACAACTGAGCAG encodes:
- a CDS encoding thermonuclease family protein codes for the protein MPRIKSRLRAVVGTLALIPIALAPACAVPGPGGQATVVSIGDGDTITVRMAGELVTVRLACIDAPEASQRPYGQHARRYLQQRLSLGSRVRLVEKTTDRHGRLVAEVFNASNINLMLVEDGQAFAYRRYLGTCDAREYLAAEERARRRRYGVWQVEGGITRPWHFRRQRRGVNAGQQGN
- a CDS encoding Nif11-like leader peptide family natural product precursor, translated to MSLDQLKAFLRRMQDDPALRQAVQAAATADDVAQVAGKLGYAFSGDELLRLSGQKVGRVTVTKQDIPGEYN